From Micromonospora nigra, one genomic window encodes:
- the pgi gene encoding glucose-6-phosphate isomerase encodes MAADVTTTAEWQALRTHADEIRETHLRDLFAADPTRGERLTAEVADLYVDYSKNLVTDETLRLLTALAERVGLAERVAAMFSGAHINATEDRAVLHTALRLPRSASLTVDGQDVVADVQAVLDRMAAFARRVRSGQWVGHTGERIRTVVNIGIGGSDLGPVMAYEALKAFADGGVSCRFVSNIDPTDIHGAVADLDPASTLFVVVSKTFSTQETLANAREARRWLVAGLGGDEAAVARHFVAVSTSDQRVRDFGIDPENMFGFWDWVGGRYSLPSAVGLSVMLSVGPERFAEMLAGYHAVDEHFRTAPLERNVPVLMGLLNVWYTNFLGAQTHAVLPYSQYLHRFPAYLQQLTMESNGKSVTVDGTPVSYDTGEIFWGEPGTNGQHAFYQLIHQGTRLVPADFIAFSEPNHDIGDMHDLFMSNFFAQTAALAFGRTAEQVAAEGTPAELVPHKVMAGNHPTTSIVADRLTPATFGQLVALYEHIVLTEGVIWNINPFDQWGVELGKVMANQLAPLLTGQDAEFADVDSSTATLIRRYRRHRGRH; translated from the coding sequence ATGGCTGCGGATGTCACCACCACCGCCGAGTGGCAGGCCCTGCGCACGCACGCGGACGAGATCCGCGAGACCCACCTGCGGGACCTGTTCGCCGCCGACCCGACGCGCGGCGAGCGGTTGACCGCGGAGGTGGCCGACCTCTACGTGGACTACAGCAAGAACCTGGTCACCGACGAGACGCTGCGCCTGCTGACCGCGTTGGCCGAGCGGGTCGGCCTGGCCGAGCGGGTCGCCGCGATGTTCTCCGGCGCGCACATCAACGCCACCGAGGACCGGGCGGTGCTGCACACCGCGCTGCGGCTGCCCCGGAGCGCCTCGCTGACCGTCGACGGGCAGGACGTCGTCGCCGACGTGCAGGCCGTGCTCGACCGGATGGCCGCGTTCGCCCGGCGGGTGCGCTCCGGGCAGTGGGTGGGGCACACCGGCGAGCGCATCCGCACCGTGGTCAACATCGGCATCGGCGGCTCCGACCTGGGGCCCGTGATGGCGTACGAGGCCCTGAAGGCGTTCGCCGACGGCGGTGTGAGCTGCCGGTTCGTGTCGAACATCGACCCGACGGACATCCACGGCGCCGTCGCGGACCTGGACCCGGCCAGCACGCTGTTCGTCGTGGTGTCGAAGACCTTCTCCACTCAGGAGACCCTGGCCAACGCCCGGGAGGCCCGGCGGTGGCTGGTGGCGGGCCTGGGTGGCGACGAGGCCGCCGTGGCCCGGCACTTCGTCGCCGTCAGCACCAGCGACCAGCGGGTACGCGACTTCGGCATCGACCCGGAGAACATGTTCGGCTTCTGGGACTGGGTGGGCGGCCGGTACTCGCTGCCGTCAGCCGTGGGCCTGTCGGTGATGCTGTCGGTCGGGCCGGAACGCTTCGCGGAGATGCTGGCCGGCTACCACGCCGTCGACGAGCACTTCCGCACCGCGCCGCTGGAGCGCAACGTGCCGGTGCTGATGGGCCTGCTCAACGTCTGGTACACGAACTTCCTGGGCGCGCAGACCCACGCGGTGCTGCCGTACTCGCAGTACCTGCACCGGTTCCCGGCGTACCTGCAACAGCTGACCATGGAGAGCAACGGCAAGTCGGTGACGGTGGACGGCACCCCGGTGTCGTACGACACCGGGGAGATCTTCTGGGGCGAGCCCGGCACCAACGGCCAGCACGCCTTCTACCAGCTGATCCACCAGGGCACCCGGCTGGTGCCGGCGGACTTCATCGCGTTCAGCGAGCCGAACCACGACATCGGCGACATGCACGACCTGTTCATGTCGAACTTCTTCGCCCAGACCGCCGCGCTGGCGTTCGGGCGCACCGCCGAACAGGTGGCGGCCGAGGGCACCCCGGCGGAGCTGGTGCCGCACAAGGTCATGGCGGGCAACCATCCGACGACCTCGATCGTCGCCGACAGGCTCACCCCGGCCACGTTCGGGCAGCTCGTCGCCCTGTACGAGCACATCGTGCTCACCGAGGGCGTGATCTGGAACATCAACCCGTTCGACCAGTGGGGGGTGGAGCTGGGCAAGGTGATGGCCAACCAGCTCGCCCCGCTGCTCACCGGGCAGGACGCGGAGTTCGCCGACGTGGACTCGTCCACCGCGACCCTGATCCGCCGCTACCGCCGCCACCGCGGACGGCACTGA